In the genome of Chelmon rostratus isolate fCheRos1 chromosome 24, fCheRos1.pri, whole genome shotgun sequence, one region contains:
- the atp11a gene encoding phospholipid-transporting ATPase IH isoform X2 has protein sequence MGMDFSTLRTLISRYCVGEENWVDSRTIYIGHKEPPLGTEAFIQQRFPDNRIVSSKYTFWNFIPKNMFEQFRRVANFYFLIIFLVQLIIDTPTSPITSGLPLFFVITVTAIKQGYEDWLRHKADNSVNQCPVHVVQHGKVVRKQSRKLRVGDVVLVKEDETFPCDLILLSTSRDDGTCYVTTASLDGESSHKTYYAVQDTKAYNTEKEVDSIHATIECEQPQPDLYKFVGRVNIYMDSEPVARPLGSENLLLRGATLKNTEYIYAVAIYTGMETKMALNYQTKSQKRSAVEKSMNAYLVVYLCILISKAFVNTVLKYMWQADPNRDEPWYNERTETERQRHIVIRAFTDFLAFMVLFNYIIPVSMYVTVEMQKFLGSYFIMWDDEMFDEELGERAVVNTSDLNEELGQVEYVFTDKTGTLTENNMEFIECCVDGHVYVPHAICNGQVMPGAAGMDMIDTSPGPEAKEHEELFFRALCLCHTVQVKEEETVDGIKHGIHQGKSTSFYISSSPDEVALVEGMKRLGFTYLRLKDSHMEILNREDEIERFELLEVLTFDSVRRRMSVIVRSSTGEYYLFCKGADSSIFPRVISGKVDQVKARVEHNAVEGLRTLCVAYRPLSPEQYQEVCHLLSGAKLALQDRDKRLAEAYDLIEKDLILLGATAVEDRLQEKAADTIESLHKAGMKVWVLTGDKMETAAATCYASKLFRRNTQILELTTKRTEEQSLHDVLFDLSRTVLRQHGGMTRDTFSGLSGDCTDYGLIIDGATLSAVMRPAQEDSNSGNYKEIFLEICRNCSAVLCCRMAPLQKAQIVKLIKASKEHPITLAIGDGANDVSMILEAHVGIGIMGKEGRQAVRNSDYAIPKFKHLKKMLLVHGHYYYIRISELVQYFFYKNVCFIFPQFLYQFFCGFSQQPLYDTAYLTLYNISFTSLPILLYSLIEQHINMDILKKDPSLYRDIAKNSLLRWPIFIYWTILGVYDAIVMFFGAYFLFDNTTFTSNGQMFGNWTFGTLVFTVLVFTVTFKLALDTHYWTWINHFVIWGSLIFFVVFSLLWGGIIWPFLNYQRMYYVFMQMLSSGPAWLSIILLITASLLPDVVKKVIWRALWPTTTERIQCVRDDRRFERAVAYHSSDSLLDGLAVTEA, from the exons TGTGTTGGTGAGGAGAACTGGGTGGACAGCAGGACGATTTACATTGGACACAAGGAGCCTCCTCTAGGAACCGAGGCCTTCATACAACAAAGATTCCCCGACAACAGAATAGTCTCCTCCAAG TACACATTTTGGAACTTCATCCCAAAGAATATGTTTGAGCAGTTCAGGAGAGTCGCCAACTTCTACTTTCTCATCATATTTTTGGTTCAG tTGATCATCGACACCCCCACCAGTCCGATCACCAGCGGACTGCCGCTCTTCTTTGTCATCACAGTCACTGCCATTAAACAG ggTTATGAGGACTGGCTGAGGCACAAAGCAGACAACTCTGTCAACCAGTGTCCTGTCCACGTGGTGCAGCATGGGAAAGTTGTCCGCAAACAAAGTCGCAAGCTTAgg gTTGGAGATGTCGTCTTGGTGAAAGAAGATGAGACTTTCCCGTGTGACCTCATCCTTCTGTCCACATCTCGAGATGATGGGACCTGCTATGTCACTACAGCCAGTCTGGATGGAGAGAGCAGCCACAAg ACATACTATGCAGTTCAGGACACCAAAGCCTACAACACAGAGAAGGAGGTTGACTCCATCCACGCTACTATAGAATGTGAACAACCACAGCCAGACCTGTACAA ATTTGTGGGCCGTGTCAACATCTACATGGACAGTGAGCCAGTGGCTAG gcccTTAGGATCAGAGAACCTGCTGCTCCGAGGAGCCACACTCAAGAACACAGAGTACATCTATG CGGTTGCCATCTACACTGGCATGGAAACCAAGATGGCTCTCAACTACCAGACTAAGTCTCAGAAACGGTCTGCAGTAGAAAA GTCAATGAATGCCTACCTGGTGGTTTACCTTTGCATCCTCATCAGCAAGGCTTTCGTTAACACGGTGCTGAAATACATGTGGCAGGCCGACCCGAACAGAGACGAGCCCTGGTACAAcgagaggacagaaacagagagacagagacacatc gtcaTCAGGGCATTCACAGACTTCTTGGCCTTCATGGTTCTGTTCAACTACATCATTCCTGTCTCCATGTACGTCACCGTGGAGATGCAGAAGTTCCTGGGTTCCTATTTCATCATGTGGGATGATGAGATGTTCGACGAGGAGCTGGGGGAGAGAGCCGTGGTCAACACGTCAGACCTGAATGAGGAGCTGGGACAG GTGGAGTATGTGTTTACAGACAAGACGGGGACTCTGACAGAGAACAACATGGAGTTCATAGAGTGCTGCGTGGACGGACATGTTTACGTACCTCATGCGATCTGCAACGGACAG GTGATGCCTGGTGCAGCCGGTATGGATATGATCGACACATCGCCAGGTCCCGAGGCCAAG GAGCACGAGGAGCTGTTTTTCCGGGCGCTGTGTCTGTGCCACACGGTgcaggtgaaggaggaggagacggtggACGGGATCAAGCATGGCATCCACCAGGGCAAGTCCACGTCCTTCTACATCTCCTCATCTCCAGACGAGGTGGCACTGGTGGAGGGCATGAAGAG GCTCGGTTTCACCTATCTGAGACTCAAAGATAGTCACATGGAGATCTTGAATAGGGAGGACGAGATTGAGAG gtttgagctgctggaggtttTGACATTTGACTCGGTCAGGCGGAGGATGAGCGTCATTGTCAGGTCCAGCACTG gGGAGTACTATCTGTTCTGTAAAGGTGCAGACTCCTCCATCTTCCCCAGGGTTATATCAGGCAAGGTGGATCAAGTCAAAGCTCGGGTGGAGCACAACGCAGTG GAGGGTCTGAGGACACTTTGTGTTGCCTATCGGCCTCTAAGTCCTGAACAGTACCAGGAGGTTTGCCACCTGCTGAGCGGGGCCAAGCTGGCACTACAGGACCGAGACAAACGTCTGGCCGAGGCCTACGACCTCATCGAGAAAGACCTGATACTACTGGGAGCCACTGCTGTGGAGGACAG GCTCCAGGAGAAAGCAGCAGACACCATCGAGTCCCTCCACAAGGCAGGTATGAAGGTGTGGGTGCTGACCGGTGATAAGATGGAGACGGCGGCCGCAACCTGCTATGCCAGCAAGCTGTTTCGCCGCAATACCCAGATCCTGGAGTTGACCACGAAACGCACTGAGGAGCAGAGCCTTCACGATGTCCTGTTTGACCTGAGCAGGACGGTCCTGAGGCAACACGGAGGCATGACCAGGGACACCTTCTCTGG TTTATCAGGTGACTGTACCGACTATGGTCTGATCATCGATGGAGCCACCCTGTCTGCGGTGATGAGGCCCGCTCAGGAGGACTCGAACTCAGGGAACTACAAAGAGATCTTCCTAGAAATCTGCCGCAACTGCAGCGCCGTGCTCTGCTGTCGAATGGCACCGCTCCAGAAAGCACAG ATTGTGAAGCTGATCAAAGCCTCCAAGGAGCACCCGATCACGCTGGCCATTGGAGATGGGGCTAATGATGTTAGCATGATCCTAGAGGCCCATGTTGGCATCG GTATCATGGGTAAGGAGGGTCGCCAGGCAGTGAGGAACAGTGACTACGCCATCCCCAAGTTCAAACACCTCAAGAAGATGCTGCTTGTACATGGACACTATTACTACATACGCATCTCTGAACTCGTGCAATACTTCTTCTACAAG AATGTCTGTTTCATCTTCCCCCAGTTCCTCTACCAGTTCTTCTGTGGCTTCTCACAACAG CCGCTGTATGATACAGCCTACTTGACTCTGTACAACATCAGCTTCACCTCGCTGCCCATCCTGCTCTACAGTCTCATAGAGCAGCACATCAACATGGACATCCTGAAGAAGGACCCGTCTCTCTATAG AGATATTGCGAAGAACTCTTTGCTGCGGTGGCCCATCTTCATATACTGGACTATCCTGGGTGTGTATGATGCCATCGTGATGTTCTTTGGTGcttacttcctgtttgacaaCACCACCTTCACCAGCAACGGCCAG ATGTTTGGAAACTGGACATTTGGAACGCTGGTCTTCACTGTGCTAGTCTTCACTGTTACATtcaag TTGGCTCTAGATACTCATTACTGGACTTGGATCAACCACTTCGTTATCTGGGGCTCACTGATCTTCTTTGTggtcttctctctgctgtgggGCGGAATCATctg GCCCTTCCTCAACTACCAGAGGATGTACTATGTGTTTATGCAGATGTTGTCCAGCGGTCCAGCCTGGCTCAGCATAATCCTTCTGATAACGGCCAGTCTGCTGCCAGATGTGGTGAAGAAGGTCATCTGGAGGGCGCTGTGGCCCACCACAACTGAGCGCATACAG tgtgTGAGGGATGATAGAAGGTTTGAGAGAGCCGTGGCCTACCACAGTTCTGACTCCTTACTAGATGGATTAGCTGTCACAGAAGCCTAG
- the atp11a gene encoding phospholipid-transporting ATPase IH isoform X1, whose protein sequence is MGMDFSTLRTLISRYCVGEENWVDSRTIYIGHKEPPLGTEAFIQQRFPDNRIVSSKYTFWNFIPKNMFEQFRRVANFYFLIIFLVQLIIDTPTSPITSGLPLFFVITVTAIKQGYEDWLRHKADNSVNQCPVHVVQHGKVVRKQSRKLRVGDVVLVKEDETFPCDLILLSTSRDDGTCYVTTASLDGESSHKTYYAVQDTKAYNTEKEVDSIHATIECEQPQPDLYKFVGRVNIYMDSEPVARPLGSENLLLRGATLKNTEYIYAVAIYTGMETKMALNYQTKSQKRSAVEKSMNAYLVVYLCILISKAFVNTVLKYMWQADPNRDEPWYNERTETERQRHIVIRAFTDFLAFMVLFNYIIPVSMYVTVEMQKFLGSYFIMWDDEMFDEELGERAVVNTSDLNEELGQVEYVFTDKTGTLTENNMEFIECCVDGHVYVPHAICNGQVMPGAAGMDMIDTSPGPEAKEHEELFFRALCLCHTVQVKEEETVDGIKHGIHQGKSTSFYISSSPDEVALVEGMKRLGFTYLRLKDSHMEILNREDEIERFELLEVLTFDSVRRRMSVIVRSSTGEYYLFCKGADSSIFPRVISGKVDQVKARVEHNAVEGLRTLCVAYRPLSPEQYQEVCHLLSGAKLALQDRDKRLAEAYDLIEKDLILLGATAVEDRLQEKAADTIESLHKAGMKVWVLTGDKMETAAATCYASKLFRRNTQILELTTKRTEEQSLHDVLFDLSRTVLRQHGGMTRDTFSGLSGDCTDYGLIIDGATLSAVMRPAQEDSNSGNYKEIFLEICRNCSAVLCCRMAPLQKAQIVKLIKASKEHPITLAIGDGANDVSMILEAHVGIGIMGKEGRQAVRNSDYAIPKFKHLKKMLLVHGHYYYIRISELVQYFFYKNVCFIFPQFLYQFFCGFSQQPLYDTAYLTLYNISFTSLPILLYSLIEQHINMDILKKDPSLYRDIAKNSLLRWPIFIYWTILGVYDAIVMFFGAYFLFDNTTFTSNGQMFGNWTFGTLVFTVLVFTVTFKLALDTHYWTWINHFVIWGSLIFFVVFSLLWGGIIWPFLNYQRMYYVFMQMLSSGPAWLSIILLITASLLPDVVKKVIWRALWPTTTERIQNADKLYKGQLSEFTPLASLHAPSKTGSHRRGSGNQRNAPNPRRSEPFSKKIMFTRWQRTPDYCTFTPLLQFADGARRSKQGHAYSGAGPETSV, encoded by the exons TGTGTTGGTGAGGAGAACTGGGTGGACAGCAGGACGATTTACATTGGACACAAGGAGCCTCCTCTAGGAACCGAGGCCTTCATACAACAAAGATTCCCCGACAACAGAATAGTCTCCTCCAAG TACACATTTTGGAACTTCATCCCAAAGAATATGTTTGAGCAGTTCAGGAGAGTCGCCAACTTCTACTTTCTCATCATATTTTTGGTTCAG tTGATCATCGACACCCCCACCAGTCCGATCACCAGCGGACTGCCGCTCTTCTTTGTCATCACAGTCACTGCCATTAAACAG ggTTATGAGGACTGGCTGAGGCACAAAGCAGACAACTCTGTCAACCAGTGTCCTGTCCACGTGGTGCAGCATGGGAAAGTTGTCCGCAAACAAAGTCGCAAGCTTAgg gTTGGAGATGTCGTCTTGGTGAAAGAAGATGAGACTTTCCCGTGTGACCTCATCCTTCTGTCCACATCTCGAGATGATGGGACCTGCTATGTCACTACAGCCAGTCTGGATGGAGAGAGCAGCCACAAg ACATACTATGCAGTTCAGGACACCAAAGCCTACAACACAGAGAAGGAGGTTGACTCCATCCACGCTACTATAGAATGTGAACAACCACAGCCAGACCTGTACAA ATTTGTGGGCCGTGTCAACATCTACATGGACAGTGAGCCAGTGGCTAG gcccTTAGGATCAGAGAACCTGCTGCTCCGAGGAGCCACACTCAAGAACACAGAGTACATCTATG CGGTTGCCATCTACACTGGCATGGAAACCAAGATGGCTCTCAACTACCAGACTAAGTCTCAGAAACGGTCTGCAGTAGAAAA GTCAATGAATGCCTACCTGGTGGTTTACCTTTGCATCCTCATCAGCAAGGCTTTCGTTAACACGGTGCTGAAATACATGTGGCAGGCCGACCCGAACAGAGACGAGCCCTGGTACAAcgagaggacagaaacagagagacagagacacatc gtcaTCAGGGCATTCACAGACTTCTTGGCCTTCATGGTTCTGTTCAACTACATCATTCCTGTCTCCATGTACGTCACCGTGGAGATGCAGAAGTTCCTGGGTTCCTATTTCATCATGTGGGATGATGAGATGTTCGACGAGGAGCTGGGGGAGAGAGCCGTGGTCAACACGTCAGACCTGAATGAGGAGCTGGGACAG GTGGAGTATGTGTTTACAGACAAGACGGGGACTCTGACAGAGAACAACATGGAGTTCATAGAGTGCTGCGTGGACGGACATGTTTACGTACCTCATGCGATCTGCAACGGACAG GTGATGCCTGGTGCAGCCGGTATGGATATGATCGACACATCGCCAGGTCCCGAGGCCAAG GAGCACGAGGAGCTGTTTTTCCGGGCGCTGTGTCTGTGCCACACGGTgcaggtgaaggaggaggagacggtggACGGGATCAAGCATGGCATCCACCAGGGCAAGTCCACGTCCTTCTACATCTCCTCATCTCCAGACGAGGTGGCACTGGTGGAGGGCATGAAGAG GCTCGGTTTCACCTATCTGAGACTCAAAGATAGTCACATGGAGATCTTGAATAGGGAGGACGAGATTGAGAG gtttgagctgctggaggtttTGACATTTGACTCGGTCAGGCGGAGGATGAGCGTCATTGTCAGGTCCAGCACTG gGGAGTACTATCTGTTCTGTAAAGGTGCAGACTCCTCCATCTTCCCCAGGGTTATATCAGGCAAGGTGGATCAAGTCAAAGCTCGGGTGGAGCACAACGCAGTG GAGGGTCTGAGGACACTTTGTGTTGCCTATCGGCCTCTAAGTCCTGAACAGTACCAGGAGGTTTGCCACCTGCTGAGCGGGGCCAAGCTGGCACTACAGGACCGAGACAAACGTCTGGCCGAGGCCTACGACCTCATCGAGAAAGACCTGATACTACTGGGAGCCACTGCTGTGGAGGACAG GCTCCAGGAGAAAGCAGCAGACACCATCGAGTCCCTCCACAAGGCAGGTATGAAGGTGTGGGTGCTGACCGGTGATAAGATGGAGACGGCGGCCGCAACCTGCTATGCCAGCAAGCTGTTTCGCCGCAATACCCAGATCCTGGAGTTGACCACGAAACGCACTGAGGAGCAGAGCCTTCACGATGTCCTGTTTGACCTGAGCAGGACGGTCCTGAGGCAACACGGAGGCATGACCAGGGACACCTTCTCTGG TTTATCAGGTGACTGTACCGACTATGGTCTGATCATCGATGGAGCCACCCTGTCTGCGGTGATGAGGCCCGCTCAGGAGGACTCGAACTCAGGGAACTACAAAGAGATCTTCCTAGAAATCTGCCGCAACTGCAGCGCCGTGCTCTGCTGTCGAATGGCACCGCTCCAGAAAGCACAG ATTGTGAAGCTGATCAAAGCCTCCAAGGAGCACCCGATCACGCTGGCCATTGGAGATGGGGCTAATGATGTTAGCATGATCCTAGAGGCCCATGTTGGCATCG GTATCATGGGTAAGGAGGGTCGCCAGGCAGTGAGGAACAGTGACTACGCCATCCCCAAGTTCAAACACCTCAAGAAGATGCTGCTTGTACATGGACACTATTACTACATACGCATCTCTGAACTCGTGCAATACTTCTTCTACAAG AATGTCTGTTTCATCTTCCCCCAGTTCCTCTACCAGTTCTTCTGTGGCTTCTCACAACAG CCGCTGTATGATACAGCCTACTTGACTCTGTACAACATCAGCTTCACCTCGCTGCCCATCCTGCTCTACAGTCTCATAGAGCAGCACATCAACATGGACATCCTGAAGAAGGACCCGTCTCTCTATAG AGATATTGCGAAGAACTCTTTGCTGCGGTGGCCCATCTTCATATACTGGACTATCCTGGGTGTGTATGATGCCATCGTGATGTTCTTTGGTGcttacttcctgtttgacaaCACCACCTTCACCAGCAACGGCCAG ATGTTTGGAAACTGGACATTTGGAACGCTGGTCTTCACTGTGCTAGTCTTCACTGTTACATtcaag TTGGCTCTAGATACTCATTACTGGACTTGGATCAACCACTTCGTTATCTGGGGCTCACTGATCTTCTTTGTggtcttctctctgctgtgggGCGGAATCATctg GCCCTTCCTCAACTACCAGAGGATGTACTATGTGTTTATGCAGATGTTGTCCAGCGGTCCAGCCTGGCTCAGCATAATCCTTCTGATAACGGCCAGTCTGCTGCCAGATGTGGTGAAGAAGGTCATCTGGAGGGCGCTGTGGCCCACCACAACTGAGCGCATACAG